One Priestia filamentosa genomic window, AAGAGAACAATGTATACAAATAAATGACTTCAAGAATACATGAAGTATTCTTTTTTAAAGTATTTATAAATATTTTCATATTTATCATTCCTTTCCTTTGTCATTTATAACAGCATACTAACCATTTTATATAACATCTTCCCTTTTGTTAGATTACCTTTCATCATTTATTTTTTAATCTCTTTATTTACAGAAATGAGAGAGGTGAACGTCTTTCGAGGACCCAAATTCAAAAAACAGGATATATTCCATCACTATCTAGTCAGAAGTAGATAGCCAATCTTACTTCACTACTCAGATTTTAAAAGTGAGTAAACACAACTACATAGAAAAAGAGAAGGTTAAAACCTTCTCTTTTTCTACAGCATCTATGATTAAACTTTCTCAAATAATAGTCATACCAATAGCAAAGACCGACCAGTATCTTATAAAGTACGGTTCTTTTGTATTTCTGTATATAAGATATGAAGTGTTACGACTACTCGTAAGTATTGATATGGTTATAAATCAATAGATAGTCGATACGCTTTTACAATAATCCCGTCATTGGCAGGTTGAAAGTCAAATTGTGGCATTCGTATAAAGCCCATACGCTCATACAGTCGCATAGCCGTTTTCATAAATTCTCCGGTGTGTAAGCCAATATACTTTGAATTACTTATCTTTGCTCGAAGAATACATTCTTTTATCAATAACTCAGCAATACCTTTTCCTCGTGAATGTGGTGTGACAGCAAGCATTCTTATTTCAGGATAATCTAACATATCAACAAGGCCTTCATAAGCATCTGATTTTGCAGGGAACAAAGCAACACTACCTACTATTTCCCCATCTACTGCGGCAACTAAATGTTCAACATTGATTTGTTCATCAGCATCTGACGATATGGCTTTTCTAAGAGCATTCCAATGTGTTTCTGGAATGATTTGTGCATGTTCTTCATATGCTTTCACTCTTTGTTCTCGAATCATGTCTCTTTCATGATCTAAAGCCTTACGAATTTTTACCATTTAACTAATCTCTCCTCTTATCTCTTTATACTTTTTACTATAAATCTGCATGTTGATTAATCCAATTATTAAATATAATTGTCAGCGAGAGACTGAGTAAAATATAAAATCAACAATCTCATTTTATAACTGATTTCTTCTAAGAATACTCTAACAAAATGTTATTTTATCAAGAGTTAATTTGTAAAGCTCTAACGAATAAACGAGAAGGTGAGTATGGAGAAGATTTAACCAAATTTGTTAGGGGAATTATTGAATTTGCTAACTCTGAAATTCCTGAGGGCATGCCGTTAAGGAGGCGTATTTCTGCTAAATAATCTATAGAAGGAGGATATGGAATTGAAGAAAGCGTTGAAAATTTAGTTAGTACAATGTGTATACTTGATCTCAAGGTAATATTAATAACGATCTTTCGCATTATCCCCCTTTACTTTAAGTGAAATTTGCTGAAATACTTGGCATATACCGAGTGTTTCTTTGTAAATAATAAGATTGATAAACAATAACCTGAGGAGGACTTGTATGCAACAGGATCAACAAGCTAAAGAGAATTTTAATTCTATTATGAAACCAGAATTTTCTGGAACTGATGCACAAAAAGTAAAACAAGAAATTGAAAAAGATGTAAGCGAAGGACAAGGAGCAATGACATCCCGAGAAGCAGGATCAATGCGTGATTAAAAAACCACTATGAGTGATTTTTTGTTTCAAGATTAAACGCTTTGCATTTCCCATTTGGATTTAATAGAGATGCTGTAAATTTAACTAATGTATTCCCTATATGTAGAAACCCTTTGTTAATGCTAAACAAAGGGTTTCTCTTTTATTTGCTATATAAAGGTTAGTTAAGTTTTACTTATTCTTAATCTAGACTTTAGATAATGACGACAGATACTGATTCGTAGTTGAAGTCCTTATTTTTTAGATATGAAGTGATATTTTATTTAAAGAGTCTTTTATATAATAATAGGGTAGGCTCTTATCAAGAAACAGATTGAAGTTCTTCTGTTAAACGTAAAAAAGTTTCTTTATCTTTATTTTTTAATGATTGGTCAATTTCTGCAAGGATCTTCCCTTTTTTGAAATCCTTCATAACTTGATTCAAAAATAATTCAGCCATTACCTCGTCATGTATATTTATTTCAACTTGGTTTGTTTCATTAAACACGTTATTTTCCACCCAACGTCAACCCCTTTATCTTTTCTTCTTTGTAAAAAGTATTTCCCTTTTACACTGTTTTAATACGAGATTGATAGATAAAAATTTAAATGTTATATAGCCTTAAGGCTATAGACAAAGGTTTGTGCTGTATCTTTTCTGTTAAGTAGATTTTTATAAATGGTTAGGAGCTCAATTAATTAGTAAAAATCGAGGGTTTTTATTTGTTGAACAAATGGTGCTTACGATT contains:
- a CDS encoding GNAT family N-acetyltransferase → MVKIRKALDHERDMIREQRVKAYEEHAQIIPETHWNALRKAISSDADEQINVEHLVAAVDGEIVGSVALFPAKSDAYEGLVDMLDYPEIRMLAVTPHSRGKGIAELLIKECILRAKISNSKYIGLHTGEFMKTAMRLYERMGFIRMPQFDFQPANDGIIVKAYRLSIDL
- a CDS encoding IDEAL domain-containing protein; the encoded protein is MENNVFNETNQVEINIHDEVMAELFLNQVMKDFKKGKILAEIDQSLKNKDKETFLRLTEELQSVS